From the genome of Cyanobacteriota bacterium:
TGGGCCTAACCCTTGCCCAGCAGGGACGACCGATTGTAATTGCCCGCCCTGCCAACATCATTGGTGCAGGAATGCCCCCTAACCTGGCACTGGCTAGTTTTGCCCGCCAAATTCGGGCGATCGCCCAAGGGGAACAACCACCTGTGATTGACGTTGGCAACCTCAGTAGCATTCGCGATTTTGTCGATGTTGCTGATGTCGTCCAGATCTATTGGCAGCTTATTCAACATGCACCTGCCTATGGGCAAGTCGTCAATGTTTGCTCTGGGCGAGGCATAGCGATGAGCGACCTGCTCACACGGTTGATTGTTCTGTCTGGTCTTGAGATTGAAATTCGAGTCAATGCTCAGCGCTACAAACCAGTGGATATTCCCGTCCATTACGGCAGCACAGAGCGATTGCAACAGCTAGTAGGGCATGTGCCATCCTTGAACCTAGACCGAGTGTTGCGGTCTCTCTTAACCTTGCCTGCCAATGGCTAACTAGTAATCCTTTATGCTGCAAACTAGCTAACCTCATGACGCTGGTGGTGAACTGTTGCCATTGGGTTTGGCTACATGGGGTAAGCCCCAGCCTAGTTTCTCTCGCAGCAAATGGAAAAACTCTGGTGGTTGCAAGCGAATAAACCGAGCGACATAGGGAGCTTTCTGGATACGTACATGGTCATCGGGTTGCACATAGCAGGCTGCATTGCCGTCAGCAACCATAACCAAACGTCCCGGACTGGCAGGATAGATGGTTACGGGTTCGGTGTTAGCAAATACTAATGCCCGTGATGCCAAAGAATGGGGACAGATTGGTACAAGTTGCATTACAGGGATACCTGGAGTGATTACAGGCCCACCTGCAGACAGGGAATAGGCCGTAGAGCCAGTGGGTGTAGAGACAATCACGCCATCGGCAGCAATATCAACTGTGGCATGGCTGCCGATAGCAATCTCAAAGTGACACATGCTGGTTAGGGGTTCCCGATGGATCACGACCTCGTTGAGGCAGAGTGCCTCCCATAAAGTATCTTCCGCTACTTTCAGTTGCACTAGGAGCATGGTGCGGGTTTCGATGGCATACTGTCCAGACAATACAGTGTCTAGTGCTTGGGGCAATCGGTTCAGGTATGTTTCAGTTAAAAAGCCCAGATGGCCAGTGTTGACGGTTAATAGGGGAATGCCCCATGGTGCCACTTGGCGAAAGGCAGACAAGACAGTGCCATCACCACCAAGGACGATCGCAAAGGCCATCTCTTGATCAAAGCCAGGGGGAGCAAGTTGCTCAACTCGGGT
Proteins encoded in this window:
- a CDS encoding NAD-dependent epimerase/dehydratase family protein, which gives rise to MRALVTGGGGFCGKHLVRYLAQQGVEVHTIGTTPASSHHYALTDPSDLAMLTAAITAAQPDCVLHLAGVSSSPLPSQFYLVNTVYGATLLHALEVAGYGDRPVLLVGTAAEYGRITPEQLPIAETCPCNPYNHYGISKLAQTQMGLTLAQQGRPIVIARPANIIGAGMPPNLALASFARQIRAIAQGEQPPVIDVGNLSSIRDFVDVADVVQIYWQLIQHAPAYGQVVNVCSGRGIAMSDLLTRLIVLSGLEIEIRVNAQRYKPVDIPVHYGSTERLQQLVGHVPSLNLDRVLRSLLTLPANG
- a CDS encoding NAD(+) kinase, whose product is MPKVGIIYNDMKPIACQVAAELQDKLTKKHWDVQMATGVGGMLGCSRPEGPFCHTRVEQLAPPGFDQEMAFAIVLGGDGTVLSAFRQVAPWGIPLLTVNTGHLGFLTETYLNRLPQALDTVLSGQYAIETRTMLLVQLKVAEDTLWEALCLNEVVIHREPLTSMCHFEIAIGSHATVDIAADGVIVSTPTGSTAYSLSAGGPVITPGIPVMQLVPICPHSLASRALVFANTEPVTIYPASPGRLVMVADGNAACYVQPDDHVRIQKAPYVARFIRLQPPEFFHLLREKLGWGLPHVAKPNGNSSPPAS